One window of Chryseobacterium indologenes genomic DNA carries:
- a CDS encoding cryptochrome/photolyase family protein, producing MKDTITLFWFRRDLRLEDNIGLHHALQSDAPVMPVFIFDTDILGKLEDKEDRRVDYIHQALTAINISLKKHHSKVNTYYGKPIEIFRKLSEEYHIEGIFCNRDYEPQAIERDKEVYYFFKEKNIPFKAYKDQIIFDKDQIVKKDGSPYTVYTPFAKKWREALTPEHYKSVELSFKNLFSQEHSDIVTLQEIGFRKTDFDFTKPVLDASIIDDYDKYRDYPALQHTTQLGIALRFGTVSVRKCVAFALKHNATWLSELIWREFFMQILYHFPEVVHHSFKRQYDNINWRNNEEEFKHWCEGTTGYPIVDAGMRQLNETGYMHNRVRMIVASFLCKHLLIDWRWGEAYFALKLNDYDLSANNGNWQWAAGSGCDAAPYFRVFNPTAQVEKFDKDFSYIKKWLPEWNTPEYPAPIVEHAYARERALSEYKKALK from the coding sequence ATGAAAGATACAATCACTCTTTTCTGGTTCAGACGTGATTTGAGGTTGGAAGACAATATCGGGCTTCACCACGCTCTCCAGTCGGATGCTCCGGTCATGCCTGTTTTTATATTTGATACTGATATTCTCGGGAAACTGGAAGATAAAGAAGACCGTAGGGTAGATTATATCCATCAGGCTTTGACGGCTATCAATATTTCATTGAAAAAACACCATTCAAAAGTCAATACTTACTATGGAAAACCTATAGAAATATTCCGCAAACTATCTGAAGAATATCATATTGAAGGCATTTTCTGTAACCGGGATTATGAACCTCAGGCAATTGAAAGAGATAAGGAAGTCTATTATTTTTTCAAAGAGAAAAATATTCCTTTCAAAGCTTATAAAGACCAGATTATTTTTGATAAAGATCAGATTGTTAAAAAAGATGGTTCTCCTTATACCGTTTATACTCCTTTTGCAAAGAAATGGCGTGAAGCATTAACTCCGGAACATTATAAATCTGTAGAATTAAGCTTTAAAAATCTCTTTTCACAGGAACATTCTGATATTGTTACCTTACAGGAGATTGGTTTCAGAAAAACAGATTTTGATTTTACCAAACCTGTTCTGGATGCTTCCATTATAGATGATTACGATAAATACCGTGATTATCCTGCCTTACAGCATACCACACAACTCGGAATTGCTTTACGGTTTGGAACAGTAAGTGTCAGGAAATGTGTGGCTTTTGCATTGAAGCATAATGCAACATGGCTTTCAGAATTAATCTGGCGTGAATTTTTTATGCAGATTTTATATCATTTCCCGGAAGTTGTTCATCATTCGTTTAAAAGACAGTATGATAATATTAACTGGCGGAATAATGAAGAAGAATTTAAACACTGGTGCGAAGGAACTACAGGCTATCCTATTGTAGATGCCGGAATGAGACAGCTTAATGAGACAGGCTATATGCATAATCGTGTAAGAATGATTGTAGCGAGCTTCTTATGTAAGCATTTACTGATCGACTGGCGTTGGGGTGAAGCTTATTTTGCCTTAAAGCTGAATGATTATGACCTCTCTGCAAACAATGGAAACTGGCAGTGGGCGGCAGGAAGCGGCTGTGATGCGGCTCCTTATTTCAGAGTTTTCAATCCGACAGCTCAGGTTGAGAAATTTGATAAAGACTTTTCATATATCAAAAAATGGCTGCCAGAATGGAATACACCCGAATATCCCGCTCCGATAGTAGAACATGCCTATGCCAGAGAAAGAGCTTTATCTGAATATAAGAAAGCCTTGAAATAA
- a CDS encoding ABC transporter ATP-binding protein: MLKTINLHKKYNDFTALHSLNLEVKKGEIFALLGQNGAGKSTTINILLGLIKATSGDAFINEISVKDHPQKIKKHLAYIPETVLLYPNLTGIENLDFFSKIAGFDYQKDELSALLKRTGLQETAHQKPLGGYSKGMRQKVGIAIALAKDAKVLLLDEPTSGLDPIATAEFTEIVRQLGKEGRTVLMATHDIFNAVSVATNIGIMKQGELVQNLPSKAFTAQELQELYLKTI; this comes from the coding sequence ATGTTAAAAACAATCAACTTACATAAAAAATACAACGATTTTACAGCACTTCATTCTCTTAATCTTGAAGTAAAGAAAGGGGAAATTTTCGCTCTTTTAGGTCAAAACGGAGCTGGAAAAAGTACAACGATCAATATTCTTCTGGGACTCATTAAAGCCACTTCCGGAGATGCTTTCATTAATGAGATTTCTGTAAAGGATCATCCTCAAAAAATAAAAAAACACCTTGCTTATATCCCTGAAACTGTTCTTTTGTATCCAAATCTCACTGGAATAGAAAATCTGGATTTTTTCTCTAAGATCGCAGGATTTGATTATCAGAAAGATGAGTTGTCTGCATTATTAAAGCGAACAGGATTGCAGGAAACGGCACATCAAAAACCCCTTGGAGGATATTCCAAAGGAATGCGCCAAAAAGTAGGAATTGCTATTGCCCTCGCCAAGGATGCAAAAGTCCTGCTTTTGGATGAGCCTACCAGCGGACTGGATCCGATAGCTACAGCAGAGTTTACAGAAATTGTGCGCCAGCTGGGTAAGGAAGGCAGAACTGTTCTAATGGCCACTCATGATATTTTCAATGCGGTAAGCGTAGCCACTAATATCGGTATTATGAAGCAGGGAGAACTTGTACAAAACCTGCCTTCCAAAGCATTTACCGCACAGGAATTACAGGAACTGTATCTGAAAACAATTTGA